The following are encoded in a window of Perca flavescens isolate YP-PL-M2 chromosome 24, PFLA_1.0, whole genome shotgun sequence genomic DNA:
- the LOC114550754 gene encoding LOW QUALITY PROTEIN: xin actin-binding repeat-containing protein 2-like (The sequence of the model RefSeq protein was modified relative to this genomic sequence to represent the inferred CDS: inserted 1 base in 1 codon) has protein sequence MEIQSGNGEEVASAVSATSGFVSHSPSGLQVEASDDPVLKEDLQAAKRIERFDIPLDNLKRMFEKPAVANTEVSFHTSSSKRVTSGNFTQADPSTDQTMASPTDTTLSADSAGRSTSGRPKDRAPSAEEEEDEPVSVKERLAMYQAAVSKKETSSSSSAAVMDESEACSLPGGLASVKKQFEKQEFASSSSQSSVAQFHFEQITVQDMSSSSEVTVRSSAREVLPTTTLFHNQQEVIHDQRVHQNNVAASYGNHYAETVMLVGGEDLPKVSTQALKQQYEKTIVEAAPAKEIKVDVDFNQFQWAPVNQSSKASTMTSYDTSSTVTTAAASSGASASSVAYEMTERFPPPPANLLQETPEYVSSQRQEPASQHKRTVTKEQYFKHKSMAELKRISKHIHPEVRKNLEEEFLSTLTEAEKEALESEDMVGDVQQACYMFENDGNGSSKCSSPDRDDLEWEEILRGEVQSMRWMFENKPLDTIKDDTPDEDEVRNIAQQEIIAGKDVRHTAWMFETRPMDALGTEASNSTEQSQKSSELARGDVRTATWLFETQPLDYLNKMYQEDEQETDVVTIESITGGDVKTARYLFETQHLDSLGKTETIEESHFLNLKSELEEIKGDVKTTTRMFETHPMCVIRXDSGEMLEITTIRREETEKGDVKTSRWMFETQPLDIINKDPAMVKLICGISMEDNIQGGVNKGRWLFETKTLDTIKDEEWESSRKQKEDIIGADVRRHCLVFETQAMDTLKDNANARPLLSEEIVGGDVQSARHLFETVPMENLKELLEVGKLKKTVASEEEKGDVRHQKWVFESQPLENIREEKKEITRTVNVEALDKGDVTNYKERFESMDLSKCEGTQRIQVEGVTSGSVKSNRVLFESTPMYAMQDSSGHYHEVRTVRREEIVKGDVRSCRWMFETRPIDEFDESINKFQIIKGISKQEVESGDVKTAKWLFETQPLDAIKCSSNFEDEEHKTKEDIEIEKGDVKTCRWLFETQPMDVLYEKVEKSEVDIEKVQKGDVKTCTWLFETQTLDNIRDHTESETILKTCTVNQEDVQGKDVRLARFLFETENLENITGEDSASFRRVTEIDIQSGDVSRMKCIFENRSSDIMSSTSEETMQRLKTQQAEDIQRGNVVNCTWKFEHQPIDAICDHSTEARESRTVTDVQGGDVDKGRFIFETFSLDQIKEESTENDISKLTSIFRDEVERGDVKNYTMMFETQPLYAICDKEGHYHEVTTVTKEEIIRGDVVGARWQFETKPLDSIRDSEEVYVIKAVTEEGINKGDVSSARWRFETQPLDEITEEIKVRSKTVADIQGGDVKTNKQRFETDEMSQKYIRTVSVSEIQKGDVRSATWMFETRTMDEINGEGAEYDGMERVTKEEVMKGDVKQSVWLFEKQPLDSIRETDGTELISKKEEIPQADVKTTTWLFESTPFHEFNESSMEKTEIIGKSIKETLEELYCQKMVDSQGVLIEADEIGDVRMAKYKLMNQEAPQIQREEIIRGDLSNIMMNLLNRRELTERGITIDSEERGNINTTVKQLFNQERESNVEKEEIVRGDIQEAVNNLLKSEGSSKRGILIQEDEKGDVRMTIYSLLNKGERASMEKEDIVQGNVSRTLHRLLSNSGGEDSKTIRVGDTERGNVSFYSTCIESGALDYLKQLQYGPDDAQGKMEKENIIGGDVEVTKILLQKNQQQIGRTVAKDDIVPGDVHSNVKVFMTEPAVAYRNLEKRDIVKGDLSAALDSLTQAINQKVVIEKEEVVKGDIPTTLRSLEEAQHQAKEMEKPEIVRGDIRGALESLEKSATTNTEATVEDLVPGDIKGTLKSLEEAKQAVKEIEKEQILKGDIHIAMQSLHEATSAKKVYQHQVSEQGDVKATIQLLLEPTTSPKMQRRGSMEGDVKTSIKCLYEGQETTQVEKEEVVKGDVRGAIKNLMHRKQYSNVKRMHLPKKAKVPVKNPLSVKQAEHECLHEAKSESAAVNPAPAVKNLSQSGESQKHTQRHHESKSVKTQVITQEDHSVTVAKTDSTAGASQHKSMKEQKQKAPPPQKTHAPKPIMIKNKKMTNNDHTETKASDVSVMKEVQNTSQTNISNKQMCETKTIKQVQTTVTEKTVTHKQNVSEQMSHKQTESRAVTQKHDIKNMKSDYQSLDMRGKGVIKKAKPEIHFPPPPSSPPPTSESELSLPPPPSPVLGSPASPPSIMRQDSDLPPPPPPPPMECRSDADFFPPPPPPPPSVGGQDFLPPPPSQQELNAMPQPPPAKLGKPIGKPLFKVPKQPETQKQPVHVKPKWQKKQPTPPPPPPPAQLPPDQGETASTERGKPAQVQEVKKETSQLIETSKQMQSELTTASTTKIPSIPAVKPKESPQPPKKVFVPTMKLPPPPEPAPAAKPRPYARKFKTPLMLAEERYRQQTEKEEIVRSNVTTPTSPPINIPSTAASPEPSAAQNTETQATMEATKAKSEETKNVSKERTSPAKKTPSQIPLSKPLISVVNKKSASGFANVSLDKKHVASEHSSEKILSSTDVKKSQTAPQNQTVSPTQCHREASNIEVQSCSSVITSSVSEQQQFIKESSSRSIAATQSAVQQNVNLQSQTAVKLKAEDVKNINVPLTQEGKIGPSQPTKIPKVTPNFKVKTFKMPTEKREEKCDSEMKSETHLKQEKGNVSQKSETKVYQKSSQLTSARTEMKTEMKEKEKKSHVSPPIKGVEVDINVGDKGKPVQRNESEVKQSPSVTVLMPKVAKTTSAATYQGHVSVSHSQQSMKAEHIQRHEEVVVTESVVQQCHQRQEDVQVQKQSKVQAAETNKMQMKAVKSKGEPKDVSVRGTGKAAPKDEAHSEEITDLEKCNMMQKLLAQIKELEGTPSKIDSNTVRMIISELPDWAMGSDEKKNLSEIAKHQSKKKLKEILVYVKNMFQAKLKFLEENSTAVEKQGKEKEEPPVPPKPDKSVISGATAKISKISIGSCKSEKKVVEEKRSLQERKVYQEMSDAADPRVSSPLASIRTPSPTFISIESRRIDSPLRVTPSPPPYKSVGTPPPPPRKSYTPTCSFSRATPSPTLSRSEKLMKLRDTTSKLSRGVTPPPPMPLSEGFAAEREQSSPFGDRATPIDGNEQKLVDVAEMGDSMMTVRDKKSFFEEAQKAEVSRTYTRKDPIDIPERLGPDADEGAQAVTIDLLKEDLPKVDLSKLVNRFESPQPKVYARKEPIAITERLGSDTEDAEADPPRADEIPSFNVKAIKDVFETGEHSSQAARELREQIERRESESACSVSGGHSETTAVTEQFCSVDDFGNLISETTSEMHSENSLTRGNPPSYADVVRGNVPTVGVPAEASAEELLRNFQQSWAESQGVFQNLGFSVTEQRTSQIVTHQQETVVTENSSSRVRTVQGVSEEGVPDGIADCRQTKFP, from the exons ctgCAGACAGCGCAGGTAGATCCACATCAGGACGTCCCAAGGACAGGGCCCCCAGCgccgaggaagaggaggacgagCCGGTGTCGGTGAAAGAGCGGCTGGCGATGTATCAGGCTGCCGTGTCCAAGAAAGAAACCAGCAGCTCCTCCTCCGCTGCG GTGATGGATGAGTCGGAGGCTTGTTCGCTGCCTGGCGGTCTGGCCAGTGTGAAGAAACAGTTTGAGAAGCAGGAGTTTGCCTCTTCGTCCTCTCAGTCCAGTGTTGCCCAGTTTCACTTTGAGCAGATAACTGTCCAG GATATGTCAAGCTCCTCAGAGGTGACAGTGAGAAGCAGTGCCAGAGAGGTCCTTCCCACCACAACCCTCTTTCACAACCAACAAGAG GTGATCCATGATCAAAGAGTCCACCAGAACAATGTGGCCGCGAGTTACGGGAACCATTACGCCGAAACAG TTATGCTCGTCGGAGGAGAGGACCTACCAAAGGTTTCCACTCAGGCTTTGAAGCAGCAGTATGAAAAAACGATTGTGGAAGCTGCACCAGCCAAGGAAATTAAG GTTGATGTGGATTTCAACCAATTCCAGTGGGCACCAGTTAATCAGTCCTCTAAAGCTTCAACCATGACGAGCTATGACACCTCTTCCACCGTAACGACTGCCGCTGCCTCGTCAGGAGCGTCTGCCTCGTCAGTAGCTTATGAGATGACAGAGCGCTTCCCTCCCCCGCCTGCAAACCTGTTACAGGAAACCCCTGAGTACGTCTCATCCCAGCGTCAGGAGCCAGCCTCCCAACATAAGCGCACTGTTACCAAGGAGCAGTACTTTAAACACAAAAGTATGGCTGAACTCAAGCGCATCTCCAAGCACATTCATCCAGAGGTTCGCAAGAACCTCGAAGAGGAGTTCCTGAGTACGCTAACCGAAGCAGAAAAGGAGGCTTTGGAAAGCGAGGACATGGTGGGAGACGTTCAGCAGGCATGCTATATGTTTGAAAATGACGGCAACGGCTCGAGTAAGTGTTCAAGCCCCGACAGGGATGATCTGGAATGGGAGGAAATCCTTAGAGGCGAAGTGCAGTCCATGCGCTGGATGTTCGAGAACAAGCCACTAGATACAATCAAAGATGACACCCCAGATGAGGACGAGGTGAGGAATATCGCGCAGCAGGAAATCATTGCTGGCAAAGATGTCCGACACACAGCTTGGATGTTTGAGACTCGGCCCATGGATGCTCTGGGGACAGAGGCTTCAAATTCAACTGAGCAGTCACAAAAGTCGTCTGAGCTTGCAAGGGGAGATGTCCGCACTGCTACATGGCTTTTCGAGACGCAGCCACTTGATTATCTGAATAAGATGTACCAGGAAGACGAGCAGGAGACGGATGTTGTCACCATCGAAAGCATCACCGGCGGAGATGTGAAAACCGCTAGATATCTCTTTGAGACCCAGCATTTGGATTCCCTAGGTAAAACCGAAACTATTGAGGAGAGCCACTTCCTGAACCTGAAGTCTGAGCTGGAAGAGATCAAAGGGGATGTGAAGACAACCACTCGCATGTTTGAGACCCATCCCATGTGTGTCATCA GGGATTCGGGAGAGATGCTAGAGATCACCACCATCCGcagggaggagacagagaagggAGACGTCAAGACATCACGCTGGATGTTTGAAACCCAGCCTCTGGATATTATTAACAAAGACCCCGCAATGGTGAAGCTGATATGTGGTATATCCATGGAAGACAACATTCAAGGCGGTGTGAATAAAGGTAGATGGCTTTTTGAGACAAAGACCCTTGACACCATTAAGGATGAGGAATGGGAGAGTTCCAGGAAGCAAAAAGAAGACATAATCGGTGCTGATGTGAGGAGGCACTGTCTGGTTTTCGAGACTCAGGCTATGGATACTCTGAAAGACAATGCCAATGCTAGACCTTTACTTTCAGAGGAGATTGTAGGAGGCGACGTTCaatcagccaggcatctgtttGAAACAGTACCCATGGAAAATCTGAAAGAACTGCTCGAAGTGGGAAAACTTAAGAAAACAGTTGCATCTGAAGAAGAAAAGGGTGACGTGAGGCATCAAAAGTGGGTTTTTGAGAGCCAGCCACTGGAGAATAtaagggaggagaagaaggagattACAAGAACTGTGAATGTTGAAGCTCTCGACAAAGGAGATGTGACAAACTATAAAGAAAGGTTTGAAAGCATGGATTTAAGTAAGTGTGAAGGAACACAGAGAATTCAGGTTGAAGGTGTCACAAGTGGATCCGTCAAATCCAACAGAGTTCTTTTTGAATCTACCCCTATGTACGCTATGCAGGACAGCTCTGGCCATTACCACGAGGTGAGGACCGTGAGGCGTGAGGAGATTGTGAAGGGTGACGTGCGCAGCTGCAGATGGATGTTTGAAACCCGTCCTATCGACGAGTTTGATGAAAGCATCAATAAGTTTCAGATCATAAAAGGTATATCCAAGCAGGAGGTCGAGTCAGGGGATGTCAAAACAGCCAAGTGGTTGTTTGAAACTCAACCGCTTGATGCCATTAAATGTTCCAGTAATTTTGAGGATGAAGAACATAAAACTAAGGAAGATATTGAAATTGAGAAAGGGGACGTTAAGACTTGCAGGTGGCTATTTGAGACCCAACCGATGGATGTTCTGTATGAAAAGGTGGAAAAGAGCGAGGTCGACATCGAGAAAGTTCAAAAAGGTGATGTCAAAACGTGCACTTGGCTCTTTGAGACCCAGACACTTGATAACATACGCGACCACACAGAGTCTGAGACCATTCTGAAAACCTGCACTGTAAATCAAGAGGACGTCCAAGGAAAAGATGTGCGACTGGCCCGCTTCCTCTTTGAAACAGAGAACCTGGAAAATATCACAGGCGAGGACAGCGCCTCTTTCAGGAGGGTGACGGAAATCGACATCCAGTCGGGCGATGTTTCCAGGATGAAGTGCATCTTTGAGAATCGCTCTTCTGACATTATGAGTTCCACCTCTGAGGAAACAATGCAGAGGTTGAAGACACAGCAGGCCGAGGACATCCAGAGGGGAAACGTGGTCAACTGTACCTGGAAGTTTGAGCATCAGCCTATCGATGCCATCTGTGACCATTCTACAGAGGCGAGGGAAAGTCGCACTGTGACTGACGTACAGGGGGGTGACGTTGACAAAGGCCGCTTCATTTTTGAGACATTCTCTCTGGATCAAATTAAAGAGGAGTCCACTGAGAATGATATTTCTAAACTCACTAGTATCTTTAGAGATGAAGTAGAGAGGGGGGATGTGAAAAATTACACCATGATGTTTGAAACTCAACCGCTGTACGCCATCTGCGACAAAGAGGGCCATTATCATGAAGTAACTACAGTTACCAAGGAAGAAATCATTAGAGGGGATGTGGTGGGGGCTCGGTGGCAGTTTGAGACAAAGCCTCTGGATTCAATTAGAGACTCAGAGGAGGTCTATGTTATCAAAGCTGTGACTGAGGAAGGCATTAACAAAGGAGACGTCAGCTCTGCAAGGTGGAGGTTTGAAACGCAACCTCTGGATGAAATTACAGAGGAAATCAAAGTCAGGTCGAAAACAGTTGCAGATATCCAAGGCGGCGATGTGAAGACAAACAAGCAGCGATTTGAGACTGATGAGATGTCCCAAAAGTACATCAGAACAGTTAGCGTGAGTGAAATCCAAAAGGGCGACGTCAGATCTGCCACGTGGATGTTTGAAACGCGCACAATGGATGAGATCAACGGCGAAGGCGCAGAGTATGATGGCATGGAGAGAGTGACAAAAGAGGAAGTGATGAAAGGGGATGTCAAACAGTCTGTGTGGCTCTTTGAGAAGCAGCCTCTTGACAGCATCAGAGAGACTGACGGCACAGAGCTGATTTCCAAAAAGGAGGAAATCCCACAGGCCGATGTGAAGACGACGACATGGCTATTTGAATCCACTCCATTCCATGAATTCAACGAGAGCAGCATGGAAAAGACGGAAATAATAGGTAAAAGCATCAAAGAGACACTTGAGGAGCTTtactgtcagaaaatggtggaCTCCCAAGGTGTTCTTATTGAGGCAGATGAGATCGGCGATGTCCGCATGGCCAAGTATAAACTCATGAACCAGGAGGCTCCACAAATCCAAAGAGAAGAAATTATCCGAGGGGATCTGAGCAACATAATGATGAACCTCCTAAACCGCAGAGAGCTCACGGAAAGGGGGATAACTATTGACAGCGAGGAACGGGGGAACATCAACACCACAGTGAAGCAGCTATTCAACCAGGAAAGGGAAAGCAATGTGGAGAAAGAGGAAATTGTCCGCGGTGACATTCAAGAGGCCGTAAACAATCTGCTCAAGAGCGAAGGCTCCTCCAAGCGTGGCATTCTGATTCAAGAGGATGAGAAAGGAGACGTGAGGATGACTATCTATTCCCTCTTGAATAAAGGGGAGAGGGCTAGCATGGAGAAAGAGGATATCGTTCAAGGAAATGTGAGCAGAACCCTTCATCGTCTTCTCTCCAACTCAGGAGGGGAAGACTCGAAAACTATAAGGGTGGGAGACACGGAGAGGGGTAACGTCAGCTTTTACTCCACGTGCATCGAGTCGGGAGCCTTGGATTACCTGAAGCAGCTTCAGTACGGACCCGATGACGCTCAGGGAAAGATGGAAAAGGAGAATATCATAGGTGGTGATGTCGAGGTGACCAAAATCTTGCTGCAGAAGAATCAGCAGCAGATTGGTCGCACGGTGGCAAAGGACGACATAGTTCCTGGCGACGTGCACAGCAATGTTAAAGTCTTTATGACGGAGCCTGCCGTTGCCTACAGAAACCTCGAGAAAAGGGATATTGTTAAAGGTGACCTGAGTGCAGCCCTGGATTCACTGACCCAAGCGATCAATCAGAAAGTGGTaatagagaaagaggaggtggTCAAGGGGGACATCCCCACTACTTTGAGGTCTCTGGAGGAGGCCCAGCATCAAGCCAAAGAAATGGAAAAGCCTGAAATTGTCAGGGGAGACATCAGAGGGGCTCTCGAGTCCCTGGAGAAATCTGCAACCACCAATACGGAAGCGACTGTTGAAGATCTAGTGCCAGGTGATATCAAAGGGACCCTGAAGTCTCTGGAGGAGGCAAAGCAAGCCGTGAAAGAGATTGAAAAAGAGCAAATTCTCAAAGGAGACATCCACATCGCCATGCAAAGCTTACATGAGGCAACAAGCGCGAAGAAGGTTTACCAGCATCAAGTGAGCGAACAAGGGGATGTCAAAGCCACTATTCAGCTCTTGCTAGAGCCCACGACTTCTCCCAAAATGCAGCGCAGGGGGAGCATGGAAGGAGATGTGAAAACATCTATAAAATGTCTTTACGAAGGACAGGAGACAACTCAGGTGGAAAAAGAGGAGGTAGTAAAAGGGGACGTTAGAGGGGCAATAAAGAATCTAATGCATAGAAAACAATATTCAAATGTGAAACGCATGCATCTCCCCAAGAAAGCAAAAGTGCCTGTGAAAAATCCATTAAGTGTAAAGCAAGCGGAGCATGAATGCTTACATGAAGCCAAGAGTGAGAGTGCAGCAGTCAATCCAGCCCCCGCTGTGAAAAATCTCTCTCAGAGCGGTGAgtcacagaagcacacacagaggcacCACGAAAGCAAATCGGTGAAAACACAGGTAATAACCCAAGAGGACCACTCTGTTACTGTAGCCAAAACAGACAGTACTGCTGGGGCCTCTCAACACAAGAGCATGaaagaacagaaacagaaagcgCCACCCCCGCAGAAAACACACGCTCCTAAGCCTATTAtgataaagaataaaaagatgACTAATAATGATCACACGGAGACGAAAGCATCGGATGTGAGTGTGATGAAAGAGGTGCAAAACACATCACAGACCAATAtttcaaacaagcaaatgtGTGAAACAAAGACAATCAAACAGGTGCAGACTACAGTGACGGAGAAAACTGTCACGCACAAGCAAAATGTATCCGAGCAAATGTCTCATAAACAAACGGAGAGCAGGGCTGTCACGCAAAAGCATGACATAAAAAATATGAAGAGTGATTACCAGAGCCTTGACATGAGAGGGAAAGGGGTAATCAAAAAGGCAAAGCCGGAGATTCacttcccccctcctccctcttcgCCACCTCCAACCTCAGAGTCTGAGCTCTCCCTCCCTCCGCCGCCATCACCAGTGCTGGGGAGTCCAGCGTCCCCCCCGTCTATCATGAGGCAGGACAGCGACCTCCCACCTCCACCGCCTCCGCCTCCCATGGAATGCAGGTCTGACGCTGActttttccctcctcctccacctcccccgCCCTCTGTGGGTGGACAAGATTTTCTCCCTCCGCCTCCCTCGCAGCAAGAGCTTAACGCAATGCCTCAGCCTCCGCCTGCAAAGCTGGGCAAACCCATTGGCAAGCCTTTATTCAAAGTGCCCAAGCAGCCAGAAACACAGAAGCAGCCCGTACACGTTAAACCCAAATGGCAGAAAAAGCAGCCAACccctccaccacctccacctccagcaCAGCTCCCTCCTGATCAAGGAGAAACAGCGTCAACAGAGCGGGGAAAACCAGCTCAAGTTCAAGAAGTGAAGAAGGAAACTAGCCAGCTGATCGAAACGAGCAAGCAGATGCAGTCTGAATTAACAACAGCGTCGACAACAAAAATACCAAGCATCCCGGCTGTGAAACCAAAAGAGAGCCCACAGCCACCTAAAAAAGTGTTTGTCCCTACCATGAAACTGCCTCCACCTCCTGAACCCGCTCCAGCCGCAAAGCCTAGGCCTTACGCTCGCAAATTCAAAACCCCGCTCATGCTTGCAGAGGAAAGGTATCGGCAACAAACGGAGAAAGAAGAAATAGTGAGGAGTAATGTCACAACTCCCACTTCTCCGCCAATTAATATACCATCCACTGCTGCCAGTCCAGAGCCTTCTGCAGCAcagaacacagagacacaggcgACCATGGAAGCGACAAAAGCAAAGAGCGAAGAAACCAAGAACGTTTCCAAAGAAAGAACATCGCCTGCCAAGAAAACCCCTTCCCAGATTCCTTTGAGCAAGCCCTTGATCTCAGTGGTAAATAAGAAATCAGCATCTGGATTTGCAAATGTGTCCTTAGATAAAAAGCATGTTGCCAGCGAGCACTCCTCAGAAAAAATACTTTCCTCAACTGATGTTAAAAAGAGTCAAACCGCACCCCAGAATCAGACTGTTTCTCCTACTCAGTGTCATCGCGAGGCCTCAAATATTGAGGTCCAGTCATGCTCGAGTGTGATCACTTCTTCAGTCAGCGAGCAGCAGCAGTTTATTAAGGAATCCAGCAGCAGGTCCATCGCTGCCACACAGAGTGCTGTCCAGCAAAATGTAAATCTTCAAAGCCAGACTGCGGTCAAATTGAAAGCTGAAGATGTAAAGAATATTAATGTGCCTCTGACACAGGAGGGGAAAATAGGTCCCTCTCAACCCACTAAAATTCCAAAGGTAACTCCAAATTTCAAGGTGAAAACCTTTAAGATGCcaacagagaagagagaggagaaatgtGACAGTGAAATGAAAAGTGAAACGCATTTAAAGCAAGAGAAAGGCAACGTGTCACAGAAAAGTGAAACAAAAGTGTATCAGAAAAGCAGCCAGCTGACGTCAGCGAGAACCGAgatgaaaacagaaatgaaagaaaaggagaagaaaagtcACGTGAGCCCACCTATAAAGGGAGTTGAAGTGGACATTAACGTGGGGGACAAGGGAAAGCCGGTGCAACGGAATGAGAGTGAAGTAAAGCAGTCACCATCAGTTACTGTTTTAATGCCTAAGGTGGCTAAGACAACATCTGCAGCAACTTATCAAGGCCATGTATCTGTCTCCCACAGTCAGCAGAGCATGAAGGCAGAGCACATTCAAAGACACGAGGAGGTGGTTGTGACTGAGAGTGTGGTACAGCAATGCCATCAGAGGCAAGAGGATGTTCAggtgcaaaaacaaagcaaggtacaagcagcagaaacaaataaaatgcagaTGAAGGCAGTAAAGTCAAAAGGTGAACCTAAGGATGTGTCTGTGCGAGGGACTGGGAAAGCGGCCCCTAAAGACGAGGCTCATTCCGAAGAAATCACTGATTTGGAGAAATGTAATATGATGCAGAAGCTGCTCGCTCAAATAAAAGAGCTCGAGGGCACACCAAGCAAAATAGACTCCAACACTGTCAGGATGATAATCAGCGAACTCCCTGACTGGGCCATGGGCTCAGACGAGAAAAAGAATTTAAGTGAAATTGCTAAACACCAAAGTAAGAAAAAGCTGAAAGAAATACTGGTCTACGTGAAAAATATGTTTCAAGCAAAGCTCAAATTTTTGGAGGAAAACTCAACCGCCGTGGAGAAGCaggggaaagaaaaagaagagccGCCTGTGCCTCCGAAACCAGACAAGAGCGTTATCAGTGGAGCGACTGCGAAAATATCGAAGATCAGTATCGGCTCATGCAAAAGTGAAAAGAAAGTAGTGGAAGAGAAAAGATCGCTGCAAGAGAGGAAAGTGTATCAGGAGATGAGTGACGCGGCTGATCCGAGAGTGTCCTCCCCGTTAGCAAGTATCCGCACTCCGTCGCCCACTTTTATAAGTATCGAGTCACGGAGGATAGACTCGCCGCTCAGAGTGACCCCTTCTCCTCCGCCCTACAAGTCAGTCGGGACACCTCCGCCTCCTCCTCGCAAGTCCTACACGCCCACATGTAGCTTCAGCAGGGCCACGCCGTCTCCCACCCTGAGCCGCTCGGAGAAGCTGATGAAACTGCGGGACACCACCTCCAAGCTTTCCCGCGGCGTTACCCCTCCGCCTCCAATGCCACTGTCAGAGGGCTTTGCGGCTGAAAGAGAGCAATCCTCCCCGTTTGGCGACCGGGCGACTCCCATAGACGGCAATGAGCAAAAGTTGGTGGACGTCGCAGAAATGGGGGACTCCATGATGACTGTGAGGGATAAAAAGTCTTTCTTTGAGGAGGCGCAGAAGGCGGAGGTGAGCAGGACGTACACGCGGAAGGATCCCATCGACATCCCCGAACGTTTGGGACCCGATGCCGACGAAGGCGCCCAGGCTGTGACTATAGACCTTCTGAAAGAGGATCTTCCCAAAGTTGATCTGTCTAAGCTGGTGAACAGATTTGAATCTCCACAACCCAAAGTCTACGCCAGAAAGGAGCCCATTGCCATCACTGAGAGGCTGGGGAGCGATACAGAGGACGCAGAGGCTGACCCACCAAGAGCTGACGAAATCCCTTCATTCAACGTTAAAGCAATAAAGGATGTGTTTGAGACCGGCGAGCATAGTTCCCAGGCTGCCCGAGAGTTGAGAGAACAGATAGAAAGAAGAGAATCTGAGTCAGCTTGTTCCGTATCGGGGGGTCACTCTGAAACGACAGCAGTCACCGAGCAATTCTGCAGCGTCGACGACTTTGGGAACCTGATAAGTGAGACGACGAGCGAGATGCATTCGGAGAACTCCCTGACCCGCGGTAACCCTCCGTCCTACGCTGACGTGGTGAGAGGCAATGTTCCAACGGTTGGCGTGCCCGCCGAGGCCTCGGCCGAGGAACTGCTGAGAAACTTCCAGCAGTCGTGGGCCGAGAGCCAAGGAGTTTTCCAGAACCTGGGTTTCAGTGTCACGGAGCAGAGGACTTCGCAGATCGTGACGCACCAGCAGGAGACTGTCGTGACGG AAAATTCGAGTTCCAGAGTCCGAACTGTGCAGGGTGTGTCGGAAGAGGGTGTACCCGATGGAATCGCTGATTGCAGACAAACAAAATTTCCATAA